TTTTCGCGATCGGCAGCTTCGTCGCGGCGGGCGCGCACGACATGACGTGGATCATCGTCGGGCGGGTGATTCAGGGCATGGGCGCGGTGTCGTCGGCGGTAATCGCGTTTATCGCCGACCTTACCGCAGAGGAGCATCGCACCAAGGCCATGGCCATGGTGGGTGCGAGTATCGGTGTGTCGTTCGCGGTGGCGATCGTCGGTGCGCCGATCGTGTTCCAGTGGGTCGGCATGAGCGGTTTGTTCACGCTGGTAGGCATTTTCTCGATTCTGGCGATCGGCGTGGTGCTGTGGATCGTGCCCGATGCGCCGAAGCCGGTGCACGTGCGCGCGCCGTTCGCCGAGGTATTGCACAACGTCGAACTGCTGCGTCTGAACTTCGGCGTGCTCGTGCTGCATGCCACGCAAACCGCGCTGTTCCTCGTCGTGCCGCGCATTCTCGAAGCCGGCGGCTTGCCCGTCGCGTCGCATTGGAAGGTGTATTTGCCGGTCATGGGCCTTTCGTTCGTGATGATGGTGCCCGCGATCATCGCCGCCGAAAAGCGCGGCAAAATGAAGATCGTGCTGCTGTCCGCGATCGGTCTTATCCTGATCGGCCAGTTGTTATTGGGCGTCGCTCCGCATACGATTCTGAGTGTGGCGGCGATCCTTTTTGTGTACTTTCTCGGCTTCAATATTCTTGAGGCTTCGCAGCCTTCGCTGGTGTCGAAACTGGCGCCGGGCACGCGCAAGGGCGCGGCCGCCGGCGTGTACAACACCACGCAGTCGATCGGTCTTGCGCTGGGCGGCGTGGTCGGCGGTTGGCTGCTGAAAGTGGATGGTCAGAGCGCTGTCTTTTTTACGTGTTCGGGGCTCGTCTTGTGCTGGCTTATAATCGCCGCAAAGATGAAACAGCCGCCGCGCAAAGCGTAAACCGGCGCATCCCGAACTTACCCAGAACTCACCCGGCGGCGGGCAGAGGCGCAGTTCCGGTCTCGGGCCTGCCGGCCCTGAAACGCGAAACCGCGTATTGCCGCGCCGCCCGTAATGGAATCAACAGGAGAAACTCATGGCATCCGTGAACAAGGTCATTCTCGTCGGCAATCTCGGAGCCGATCCGGAAGTCCGTTATCTTCCGAGCGGCGACGCAGTGGCGAACATCCGCCTTGCAACGACGGATCGGTACAAGGACAAGGCGTCCGGCGAAATGAAGGAAGCGACCGAATGGCACCGCGTGTCGTTCTTCGGCCGCCTCGCGGAAATTGTGTCCGAATATTTGAAGAAGGGCTCGTCGGTGTACCTGGAAGGGCGCATCCGCACCCGTAAGTGGCAGGCGCAAGACGGCACCGACCGTTACTCGACGGAAATCGTCGCCGAACAGATGCAAATGCTGGGCGGCCGTGGCGGTTCGATGGGCGGCGGTGGCGACGAAGGCGGCTACAGCCGTGGCGAACCGTCGGAGCGTAGCGGCGGCGGTGGTGGCGGTGGCCGCGCGGTGTCGGGCGGCGGTGCGCGTGGCGGCAGCGGTGGTGGTGGCGGTGGCGGTGGTGGCGCAAGCCGTCCGAGCGCGCCGGCCGGCGGCGGGTTTGATGAGATGGATGACGATATTCCGTTCTAAATCATCCGCGTTCGCACCGAATCGATGCAAAAACCCCGCTCAACCAGCGGGGTTTTTTTGCGCGTCGATAAGGCAGGCAGCACGGGCGTTTCACCTCACCCGCTGACCACCTGCCAGGGATAAACCTGGGTCACGAGCACTGGCGTGCCTCAGCGGCGCATTTGCCCCAGTTACGCGCCGTCTCCACGAATGCCGCCTTGACATTCAGCCGCCCGACGCCAATACTCAAATCACACTTTGTACGGACAAAGTAACAAATGCAGATAAGTCACTCGAAACAGGAGACAAACATGGAATCCGACGTCGCAGTCAAAAATCGCATTCGCGCCAGCTACGGCCGCTACCTCGAAGATTTTCAGGTCGGCGATATCTACGAACACCGCCCTGGGCGCACCATCACCGAAGCTGACAACATCCACTTCTCGCTACTGACGATGAACTTCCATCCGATGCACTGCGATGCCGCCTACGCCGCCCAAAGCGAATTCGGCCGCCTGCTCGTCAATAGCGGTCTGACGGTTGCCGTGGTGCTGGGTCTGTCGGTGAACGACGTCAGCGGCAAGGCAATCGCCAACCTCGGCTGGAAAGAGATTCGTCTGACCGGCCCGGTGTTCTGTGGCGATACGATCTATGCAGAATCCGAAGTGCTCGAAAAGCGTGAGTCGAAGTCGCGTCCGGGGCAGGGCATCGTCACCGTGCAAACCCGCGCGTTCAAGCAGGACGGCACGCCGATCATGGATTTCGTGCGCAGCGCACTAGTGCCGGCACGTGGGCACGGAGTCGGCGACTGATTGACGCGTTGTCCGGCGTGAACCGCCGCATGTTCGGGCCGAACGCCCGCACAGTCTGAGAACGACCAGCAGCAAAACAGCGCATACCTGCCAGCAAGAGCAGCCAGCGCGTGGCTTCCGGCGGCGCCCGAACAGGCGTCGCGATGCGGCGAGCGTCAACGCGGCCGCACGCACACCAAGGAGACAAAGGTGGCTATCGGTATCGTCAATTCCGGCGCGCGACTCGATCGCCTGCCCATCGCGTCCTTCCATTGGAAGATTCTTGGGCTCATCAGCGCGGGTGCCTTTCTCGACGCCTTCGACATCTATCTCGCCGCCGGTGCGCTCGGCGCGATGGTGAAAACGGGCTTCTCGGATCTGAAGCTGAACGCGCTGTTCATCTCGGTGACATTTCTCGGCATGCTGATCGGCGCGGGCTTTGCCGGCTATCTCGGCGACCGTTTCGGCCGCCGCTCGTCGTACCAGACCAACCTGCTGATCTTCGGCCTCGCGTCGATTGCCGCGTGCTTCGTGCCGAACATGACGTGGCTGATCGTGCTGCGGCTCATCATGGGCGTCGGCCTCGGCGCCGAACTCGTGGTCGCGGCGGGCACCCTGTGCGAATTCATCCCGCCCGCGTCGCGCGGACGCTGGACCGCGTTGCTCGCGCTCATCATCAATTCCGGTTTGCTAGTGTCGACGGCGGTGGGCTACGTCGTGATTCCGCATCTTGGCTGGCGCTATATGTTCGCGATTGCCGGCGTCGGCGCGATCATCGTGTGGGTGCTGCGGCACCGGATGCCGGAGTCGCCGCGCTGGCTCGAATCGGTTGGGCGCAGCGAAGAAGCCGAAACCACCGTGTCCGCTATCGAGCACGAGGTCCAGCGTCAGAAAGGTCCGTTGCCGCCGGTCGAACGCACCGAAAGTCTCGAAGTGCCGAAAGCGCCGTTCTCCGCGTTGTTCTCACACGCCATGCTCGGCCGCACGCTGGTCGCCATTCTCACGGCGGTCGCCGTGAATATCTCGGTGTACGGCTTTGTCGCTTGGCTGCCGACCTTCTTCGTCAAGGAAGGTCTCACCATCGTGCAATCGCTAGGCTTCACGACGCTGATGGCGTTCGGCGCGCCGGGCGGCGCACTGGTCGGCTTCTTCTGCGCGGACCGCATCGGACGGGCGCGTGGCCTTGTGATCTTCGCGATCGCCACGATCGTGGTCGGCTTCATCTATCCGAACATGCATGCAGGCTGGGCGATCAGCAGCGTCGGCTTCGTATTGATCACCTGTATTTACACGGTCACCACGCTCGGTTTGTTCGCCTACATCCCCGAACTCTTTCCGACCGAACTGCGCCTGCGCGGCACCGGCACGGCGGGTGTCTGTGGCCGCGCTGCCTCGATGACCACGCCGTATCTCGCGGTGCTGCTCTACAACTCGTTCGGCGTGTCCGGCGTGCTGGCCATGGTGAGCGGCGTCCTGGCGCTACTGGTGTTCGGCATTCTGCTGCTGCGTGTGGAAACCAATCAGCATGCGCTCGAGCGGATCTCGCCGAGCCTCGATACCGACTCCGATTCGCTACCCGCAGCCCAGCAAGGTTAAATCCCATGACTTCACTCGATACCTCCGTCCCGCTGTCCGATCAATACGCGCGCTTCGGGCTGGGTCTGCAATTGAGCGACGTACCGCGCGCGGTGCAGACGCGCGCCAAGCATCTGATTCTCGATGCTGTCGGCATCGCATTCGCGTCGCGGGGTTACCCGTATGCGGATGTCTCGCTCGCCGCCTTCTCCGAGCTCGGCAGCGGTGCCTCGCCGGTGATCGGCTACGGCCGGCGTCTCGCCCTGCGCGATTCCGCGATGATGAACGGCGTGCTGATCCACGGTCTCGACTTCGACGACACGCATTCACGTGGCGTCATTCACTCGACCACCAGCGCATTGCCCTGCGTGCTCGCGCTCGCCGACCGCGACGGTCTGAGCGGCGCGGATCTGCTGGCCGCGTACATCGTTGCAATGGAAGTGTCGACGCGCGTGGCATCGGCGGCCAAGGGCGGATTCCACGACGCCGGGTTTCATCCGACGGGCCTGGTCGGCGCGTTCGGTTGCGCGGTCGCCACATCGCGTTTGCTGCAACTCGACGAAGCCCGCATGGCGCACGCGCAAGGCATCGTCTTGTCGATGGCGGCGGGCAGCCTCGAATTCCTCGAAGACGGCGCGTGGACCAAACGCGCCCATCCTGGTTTCGCGGCAGCCTCGGGCATCACGGCCGCGACGCTCGCTAAGCACGGCTTCACCGGCCCGCGTTTGGCCTACGAAGGACGCTTCGGCCTGTACGCCAGCCACCTCGGCAAACCGCTCGACGCGGCCGATCGCCAACTCGCCGCAGAAGGCCTCGGCAGCACCTGGCAAATCGACGAAGTCGCCATCAAACCGCTACCGGCATGCCACTTCACGCATGCAGTCGCCGACGCGGCGATCGCGTTGCATCGTCAGCAGCGCTTTTCCCCGGACTCGCTCGACTCGATACGACGCGTGGTCGCCAAGGTGCCGCGCGGCACGGTCGAAATCGTGTGCGAACCGGTCGACGCGAAACGCAAACCAGTAACGGCTTATGACGCGCAATTCAGCGTGCCGTACATCGTCGCCACGGCGTTGCTAAAAGGCCGCTTCACGCTCGACGAACTCGAACCGGCCGCGCTCGCCGATCCTGCGGTGCTGGCGCTCGCCGCGCGCGTCGATTACGAAATCGACCCCGACACGACCTTCCCGCGCCACTACACGGGCGAAGTCGTGGTGGAACGCAGCGACGGCTCGCGCGTCGCGCATCGCGAGGCGATCAATCGCGGTTGCGCGGACCGGCCCGTCAGCAACGACGACATCGTCGCCAAGTTCTACGCGAACGCGCAGCGCAGCGTCTCGCGCAGCGCCGCCGAACAGATCGCCCAAACCGTATTGCAACTCGACGAACAGCCGGCCCGCTTGCTCGCCGACACGCTTGCCGGACACACCGCATCCTAAGGACGTCATCATGACTGCAACTGAGCTCGACACGCTGGAAAACGATCAACTGATTCTAGACATGCTGGACCGCTTTCTCGAAACCGAGGTGCGCCCTTACGTTCACAAGTTCGATCACGACGATATCTACCCGGCGGAGATCGTCGAGAAGATGAAGGAAATGGGCCTGTTCGGCTGCATCATCGATCCCGAGTATGGCGGGCTGGGATTGTCGACGCGGATCTACGCGCAGATCATCGCGCGCATCTCGCGGGTATGGATGTCGGTGAGCGGCATCATCAACTCGCATCTGATTCTCGCGATGCTGGTGCAACGCAACGGCACACCCGAGCAGAAAAGCAAATATCTGCCGAAGTTTGCGACCGGCGAGTGGCGCGGCGGCATCGGCCTTAC
The nucleotide sequence above comes from Paraburkholderia aromaticivorans. Encoded proteins:
- a CDS encoding MFS transporter, giving the protein MAIGIVNSGARLDRLPIASFHWKILGLISAGAFLDAFDIYLAAGALGAMVKTGFSDLKLNALFISVTFLGMLIGAGFAGYLGDRFGRRSSYQTNLLIFGLASIAACFVPNMTWLIVLRLIMGVGLGAELVVAAGTLCEFIPPASRGRWTALLALIINSGLLVSTAVGYVVIPHLGWRYMFAIAGVGAIIVWVLRHRMPESPRWLESVGRSEEAETTVSAIEHEVQRQKGPLPPVERTESLEVPKAPFSALFSHAMLGRTLVAILTAVAVNISVYGFVAWLPTFFVKEGLTIVQSLGFTTLMAFGAPGGALVGFFCADRIGRARGLVIFAIATIVVGFIYPNMHAGWAISSVGFVLITCIYTVTTLGLFAYIPELFPTELRLRGTGTAGVCGRAASMTTPYLAVLLYNSFGVSGVLAMVSGVLALLVFGILLLRVETNQHALERISPSLDTDSDSLPAAQQG
- a CDS encoding single-stranded DNA-binding protein, translated to MASVNKVILVGNLGADPEVRYLPSGDAVANIRLATTDRYKDKASGEMKEATEWHRVSFFGRLAEIVSEYLKKGSSVYLEGRIRTRKWQAQDGTDRYSTEIVAEQMQMLGGRGGSMGGGGDEGGYSRGEPSERSGGGGGGGRAVSGGGARGGSGGGGGGGGGASRPSAPAGGGFDEMDDDIPF
- a CDS encoding MaoC family dehydratase — its product is MESDVAVKNRIRASYGRYLEDFQVGDIYEHRPGRTITEADNIHFSLLTMNFHPMHCDAAYAAQSEFGRLLVNSGLTVAVVLGLSVNDVSGKAIANLGWKEIRLTGPVFCGDTIYAESEVLEKRESKSRPGQGIVTVQTRAFKQDGTPIMDFVRSALVPARGHGVGD
- a CDS encoding MFS transporter; its protein translation is MSNPSAISSRMSAPELRATVSLAAIFALRMLGLFMIMPVFSIYARTIPGGDNVLLVGIALGAYGVTQSMLYIFYGWVSDKIGRKPVIATGLLIFAIGSFVAAGAHDMTWIIVGRVIQGMGAVSSAVIAFIADLTAEEHRTKAMAMVGASIGVSFAVAIVGAPIVFQWVGMSGLFTLVGIFSILAIGVVLWIVPDAPKPVHVRAPFAEVLHNVELLRLNFGVLVLHATQTALFLVVPRILEAGGLPVASHWKVYLPVMGLSFVMMVPAIIAAEKRGKMKIVLLSAIGLILIGQLLLGVAPHTILSVAAILFVYFLGFNILEASQPSLVSKLAPGTRKGAAAGVYNTTQSIGLALGGVVGGWLLKVDGQSAVFFTCSGLVLCWLIIAAKMKQPPRKA
- a CDS encoding MmgE/PrpD family protein, giving the protein MTSLDTSVPLSDQYARFGLGLQLSDVPRAVQTRAKHLILDAVGIAFASRGYPYADVSLAAFSELGSGASPVIGYGRRLALRDSAMMNGVLIHGLDFDDTHSRGVIHSTTSALPCVLALADRDGLSGADLLAAYIVAMEVSTRVASAAKGGFHDAGFHPTGLVGAFGCAVATSRLLQLDEARMAHAQGIVLSMAAGSLEFLEDGAWTKRAHPGFAAASGITAATLAKHGFTGPRLAYEGRFGLYASHLGKPLDAADRQLAAEGLGSTWQIDEVAIKPLPACHFTHAVADAAIALHRQQRFSPDSLDSIRRVVAKVPRGTVEIVCEPVDAKRKPVTAYDAQFSVPYIVATALLKGRFTLDELEPAALADPAVLALAARVDYEIDPDTTFPRHYTGEVVVERSDGSRVAHREAINRGCADRPVSNDDIVAKFYANAQRSVSRSAAEQIAQTVLQLDEQPARLLADTLAGHTAS